Proteins encoded within one genomic window of Novosphingobium sp. 9U:
- the treY gene encoding malto-oligosyltrehalose synthase codes for MKPTATYRLQLHQDFTFADAEAVVPYLADLGVSHLYASPITAAASGSTHGYDVIDPTRINPELGGEAGLLSLVAALKRHGLGLIIDIVPNHMGVAGDENAWWLDVLEHGQTSEYAPVFDIDWRERVALPVLGTPLDEALADGAIQLVRHGDRLGVQLYGGATYPIRADDPVHQADPNAVFSAGEIAQVLDRQHYRLLYWRAANDELNWRRFFSINELAGVRIEDPAVFERTHALYFDLFRRGLIDGVRVDHVDGLTDPAGYCRTLRARFDGIASDRPAYIVVEKILAGDEPFATDWQIDGTSGYDFMRQVSEVLHEPAGQAPLGQLWEEIGGRSAAFEDEAVPARQDLLAWQFEGQLAACVESFYTLAQGSSDHSWITRGMLRRAIERLLWVFPVYRTYATGLGAPDADAPIRASAREAALPLMPPGEVPVLDAVLGWLAGKGGEPAADAVRRFQQLSAPIAAKGVEDTAFYRHGVLLSANDVGFEPEHFACDLAQFHAEMRERAARTPHAMLATATHDHKRGEDARARLAMLSAVPDVWEQRVRGWLAVAAEHGPLVDAGDAYLLFQTLVGSWQPNDASLLERVHDWQRKALREAKLRSSWEAPDEDYEARCHALATLLLTEGAGAAFREDLAAFMDDLSAPALANTLAQTALHFLMPGVPDTYQGCELFDFSMVDPDNRRPVDYARRRDLLAGDDGQGEAGKLRLVARLLALRNGNAALRDGGYEPVAVAGERAEHVVAFTRAHGDETVVCAVAVRLGGVLFGKRQPASDADWWGDTRIEAQGSSWLARDVFAQGPVFVN; via the coding sequence ATGAAGCCGACAGCGACCTACCGCCTGCAACTCCACCAGGATTTCACCTTCGCCGATGCCGAGGCGGTGGTGCCCTACCTCGCCGATCTCGGCGTCAGCCACCTCTATGCCTCACCGATCACTGCGGCGGCGAGCGGATCGACGCACGGCTACGACGTGATCGATCCCACCCGCATCAACCCGGAACTGGGCGGCGAAGCGGGCCTGCTCAGCTTGGTCGCCGCGCTGAAGCGGCACGGGCTGGGGCTGATCATCGACATCGTGCCCAACCACATGGGCGTCGCCGGCGACGAGAACGCCTGGTGGCTGGACGTGCTGGAGCATGGGCAGACCAGCGAGTATGCGCCGGTGTTCGACATCGACTGGCGCGAGCGCGTAGCCCTGCCGGTGCTCGGCACGCCGCTGGACGAGGCGCTGGCCGATGGCGCGATCCAGCTGGTGCGGCATGGCGACCGCTTGGGCGTGCAGCTCTACGGCGGAGCGACCTACCCGATCCGGGCTGACGACCCGGTTCACCAAGCCGATCCGAACGCTGTGTTCTCAGCCGGGGAGATCGCGCAAGTGCTCGATCGCCAGCACTACCGGCTGCTCTACTGGCGTGCGGCAAATGACGAGCTGAACTGGCGGCGCTTCTTCTCGATCAACGAACTGGCCGGCGTGCGGATCGAGGATCCGGCCGTGTTCGAACGCACCCACGCGCTCTACTTCGACTTGTTCCGGCGCGGGCTGATCGACGGCGTGCGCGTGGACCATGTCGATGGCCTCACCGATCCTGCCGGCTACTGCCGCACACTGCGCGCCCGCTTCGACGGTATCGCGTCCGACCGGCCTGCCTATATCGTGGTCGAGAAAATTCTCGCCGGCGACGAGCCTTTCGCCACCGACTGGCAGATCGATGGCACCAGCGGCTACGATTTCATGCGCCAGGTGTCCGAGGTGCTCCACGAGCCTGCCGGTCAGGCACCCCTCGGTCAGCTCTGGGAGGAGATCGGCGGTCGCAGCGCGGCCTTCGAAGACGAGGCGGTGCCCGCGCGGCAGGACTTGCTGGCGTGGCAGTTTGAAGGCCAGCTGGCGGCTTGCGTGGAGAGCTTCTACACTCTGGCGCAGGGCAGCTCCGACCATAGCTGGATCACGCGTGGCATGCTGCGCCGCGCCATCGAGCGGTTGCTCTGGGTTTTTCCGGTCTACCGCACTTACGCGACCGGCCTGGGCGCGCCCGATGCCGATGCGCCGATCCGGGCTTCCGCGCGCGAGGCGGCATTGCCGCTCATGCCGCCGGGCGAAGTGCCGGTGCTGGACGCAGTGCTCGGCTGGCTGGCGGGAAAGGGCGGTGAACCTGCGGCCGACGCCGTGCGGCGCTTCCAGCAACTCTCCGCGCCGATCGCCGCGAAGGGCGTGGAGGACACCGCCTTCTACCGCCACGGCGTGCTCCTCTCGGCCAACGACGTCGGCTTCGAGCCAGAGCACTTCGCCTGCGATCTTGCGCAGTTCCACGCCGAGATGCGCGAGCGTGCCGCGCGCACGCCGCATGCGATGCTCGCCACGGCGACGCACGACCACAAGCGCGGCGAGGATGCGCGTGCCCGGCTGGCGATGCTCAGCGCGGTCCCGGACGTATGGGAGCAGCGGGTCAGGGGTTGGCTTGCCGTCGCAGCCGAGCATGGGCCGCTCGTCGACGCCGGGGACGCCTATCTGCTGTTCCAGACGCTGGTCGGATCCTGGCAGCCTAACGACGCGAGCTTGCTGGAGCGCGTGCATGATTGGCAGCGCAAGGCTCTGCGCGAAGCCAAGCTGCGCTCCTCATGGGAAGCACCCGACGAGGACTACGAGGCGCGCTGCCATGCGCTCGCCACTCTGCTGCTGACGGAGGGAGCCGGCGCCGCCTTCCGCGAGGACTTGGCCGCCTTCATGGACGATCTCTCGGCGCCGGCGCTGGCGAACACATTGGCGCAGACGGCGCTGCACTTCCTGATGCCCGGAGTGCCCGACACCTACCAGGGTTGCGAGCTATTCGACTTCTCGATGGTCGATCCCGACAATCGCCGGCCGGTCGACTACGCCCGCCGCCGTGACCTGCTTGCTGGGGATGACGGGCAGGGCGAGGCTGGCAAGCTGCGCCTCGTCGCCAGGCTGCTCGCGTTGCGCAATGGCAATGCCGCCTTGCGTGATGGTGGCTACGAGCCTGTAGCCGTCGCCGGCGAGCGCGCGGAGCATGTCGTTGCTTTCACCCGTGCGCACGGAGACGAGACGGTAGTCTGCGCCGTCGCAGTGCGGCTCGGCGGCGTGCTGTTCGGCAAGCGGCAGCCGGCGTCCGATGCCGACTGGTGGGGCGACACTCGGATCGAGGCGCAAGGCAGTTCCTGGCTCGCGCGCGATGTGTTCGCGCAAGGCCCGGTCTTCGTGAACTGA
- the malQ gene encoding 4-alpha-glucanotransferase: MSQLHALAAAAGVARTWQDADGRDQVVSDDALAAVLAALGYQADDDDAASASVAALSEEMSRPPAFLSVDIDAPLALPASLAAAEAAELTMEQGERRSLPIVRGVLPPIAEPGYHRLQIGEHALVLAVAPPRCLLPADLPGVARKRLWGTAIQIPSLHERPAPYGTFADLREAVRLFAARGADAVAISPVHALLSGGTSFYPYSPSSRLFLNAMLVDTSTADAGLSDQKEQELIDWPSGLASRQRELRRAFADLTPEQRQEIDAWSERQGSALHRQAVFDALSLHLDERDWRKWPADYAHPEAPGIAGFATEQTEEIAFHLFAQWLAERSLAAVQGEAKSGGMAIGLIADLAVGIDPAGSDAWALQGTMLTGLTIGAPPDPLGPDGQNWALTGFSPQDLRQSGFAPWIATLRAALRHAGGVRIDHAFGLARLWVVPEGRLASEGAYLSYPFADMLRIIALESHRAGAVVIGEDLGTRPPGFVEPVTDKGILGMRVLWFERNGNGFAPAEDFPAQAIAMTGTHDTATVAGWWTGRDIGWNRRLARGNWHNEETQRMADRSALWSAIGSGTPQPSADTPAPVVEAAIVQMGRTPSVLAIIPLEDLLGLEEQPNLPGTIDEHPNWRRRLSGPLADLLAEPATARRLAALIEARRA, translated from the coding sequence TTGAGCCAGCTGCACGCCCTGGCTGCAGCGGCTGGCGTCGCGCGAACCTGGCAGGATGCCGACGGGCGTGACCAGGTCGTCTCCGATGATGCGCTTGCCGCCGTGCTCGCTGCGCTGGGTTATCAGGCCGATGACGACGACGCGGCAAGCGCCAGTGTGGCCGCGCTCAGCGAAGAGATGAGCCGGCCGCCCGCGTTCCTTTCGGTCGATATCGACGCCCCGCTGGCGCTGCCCGCATCGCTCGCGGCAGCTGAAGCCGCCGAGCTCACGATGGAACAGGGCGAGCGCCGGTCACTGCCGATCGTGCGCGGCGTCCTGCCGCCGATTGCCGAGCCCGGGTATCATCGCTTGCAGATCGGCGAGCACGCACTGGTGCTCGCCGTGGCGCCGCCGCGTTGCCTGCTCCCCGCCGACTTGCCGGGCGTCGCGAGGAAGCGCCTCTGGGGCACCGCCATCCAGATCCCCTCGCTGCATGAGCGCCCCGCACCTTACGGCACCTTCGCCGACTTGCGCGAAGCGGTGCGCCTGTTTGCGGCGCGCGGCGCGGATGCCGTGGCGATCAGCCCGGTCCACGCACTGCTATCTGGCGGGACAAGCTTCTACCCTTACTCCCCCTCGAGCCGGTTGTTCCTCAACGCCATGCTGGTCGATACTTCCACTGCCGACGCAGGATTATCGGACCAGAAGGAGCAGGAACTGATCGACTGGCCGAGTGGCCTCGCGAGCCGGCAGCGCGAACTGCGCCGCGCCTTCGCTGACCTCACGCCCGAGCAGCGGCAGGAGATAGATGCCTGGTCCGAGAGGCAAGGATCTGCTCTTCACCGGCAGGCCGTGTTCGACGCTTTGTCGCTCCACTTGGACGAGAGGGACTGGCGCAAGTGGCCTGCAGACTACGCGCATCCCGAAGCACCGGGCATCGCTGGCTTTGCTACCGAGCAGACAGAAGAAATCGCGTTTCACCTCTTCGCGCAGTGGCTCGCCGAACGCTCGCTGGCGGCGGTGCAGGGCGAGGCGAAGTCGGGCGGCATGGCGATCGGCCTCATCGCCGATCTTGCTGTCGGGATCGACCCGGCGGGTAGCGATGCCTGGGCCTTGCAGGGCACGATGCTGACCGGCCTGACGATCGGCGCTCCGCCCGATCCGCTCGGACCCGACGGGCAGAACTGGGCGCTGACCGGGTTTTCGCCGCAAGACCTGCGGCAAAGCGGCTTTGCGCCGTGGATCGCCACCTTGCGCGCGGCGCTGCGCCACGCTGGCGGCGTGCGGATCGACCATGCGTTCGGTCTCGCCCGCCTGTGGGTGGTGCCGGAGGGCCGACTCGCGAGCGAGGGCGCGTACCTCAGCTATCCCTTCGCCGACATGCTGCGCATCATCGCGCTGGAATCCCACCGCGCGGGTGCCGTCGTCATCGGCGAGGATCTCGGCACGCGCCCACCCGGCTTCGTGGAGCCGGTCACCGACAAGGGCATCCTGGGCATGCGCGTGCTCTGGTTCGAGCGCAACGGGAACGGTTTCGCCCCTGCAGAGGACTTTCCGGCGCAGGCCATCGCCATGACCGGCACGCACGACACCGCGACCGTCGCGGGATGGTGGACCGGCCGCGACATCGGCTGGAACCGCCGCCTCGCACGCGGCAATTGGCACAACGAGGAGACACAACGCATGGCCGACCGCTCGGCACTCTGGTCCGCGATCGGCAGCGGCACGCCGCAGCCCTCCGCCGACACACCCGCGCCGGTCGTGGAAGCGGCCATCGTGCAGATGGGCCGCACGCCCAGCGTGCTCGCGATCATCCCGCTGGAAGACCTGCTCGGCCTGGAGGAGCAGCCCAACTTGCCCGGCACCATCGACGAACATCCCAACTGGCGCCGCCGCCTGTCCGGTCCGCTCGCCGATCTGCTCGCCGAGCCCGCCACGGCGCGCCGCCTGGCGGCCTTGATCGAGGCGCGGCGGGCATGA
- the treZ gene encoding malto-oligosyltrehalose trehalohydrolase, translating to MTKWWGPRKAAPGLWHFQLWAPAQTAPKLEIEGRPPVVLTARDHGVFEAEVPAAPGARYRFVLDDGLAVPDPASRAQSGGVHGWSVLVDAEPFAWEHADWRGRPWEETIVQELHVGVLGGFSGVVQELERIAALGITAVELMPINAFSGTRNWGYDGVLPFAPAESYGTPDELRALVDTAHGLGLMVFLDVVYNHFGPDGNYLGAYAPGFFHTDVDTPWGGAVAVDEPAVAAFFRENALMWLTDYRFDGLRFDAVHAIGNPAFLDSLAQDIREALPDRHVHLVLENEHNEADRLAPGRYDAQWNDDFHNVLHVLLTGETDAYYTDFADRPAERLSRCLADGFIYQGEASANQDGKHRGSLSGHLPPSSFVAFLQNHDQVGNRAMGERLTLLTSADKLHAATALLLLSPQIPLLFMGDESGSETAFLFFTDFHDELADAVREGRRKEFAKFAAFADEAARARIPDPNAESTFTASRPQPGPDAGEWEALYRNLIALRTQHIVPRLVGAKAIGAEAIGEAAVTASWTMGDGAVLTITIDLGDQAGELPEAPGEIIHAEGGRFVARLAPA from the coding sequence GTGACGAAGTGGTGGGGGCCACGCAAGGCCGCTCCGGGCTTGTGGCACTTCCAACTCTGGGCTCCTGCGCAGACCGCGCCGAAGCTGGAGATCGAGGGGCGGCCGCCGGTCGTTCTCACCGCGCGAGACCATGGTGTGTTCGAGGCCGAAGTGCCGGCGGCGCCAGGTGCGCGCTATCGCTTCGTGCTGGACGACGGGCTCGCCGTGCCCGACCCGGCCTCGCGCGCGCAGAGCGGCGGGGTGCACGGCTGGAGCGTCTTGGTCGATGCCGAGCCGTTTGCGTGGGAGCACGCCGATTGGCGCGGGCGTCCGTGGGAAGAGACGATTGTGCAGGAGCTGCACGTCGGCGTTCTTGGCGGCTTCAGCGGTGTCGTGCAGGAGTTGGAGCGGATCGCCGCGCTCGGCATCACCGCGGTCGAGCTGATGCCGATCAACGCCTTTTCCGGCACCCGCAACTGGGGCTACGATGGCGTCCTGCCCTTCGCTCCGGCCGAAAGCTATGGCACGCCAGACGAGTTGCGCGCATTGGTCGACACCGCGCATGGCCTGGGGCTGATGGTGTTCCTGGACGTCGTCTACAACCACTTCGGCCCTGACGGTAATTACCTTGGCGCCTATGCGCCCGGCTTCTTCCACACGGATGTCGACACGCCATGGGGCGGAGCCGTCGCTGTCGACGAGCCCGCGGTCGCCGCGTTCTTTCGCGAGAACGCGCTGATGTGGCTGACCGACTATCGCTTCGACGGGCTGCGCTTCGATGCGGTGCACGCGATCGGCAATCCCGCGTTCCTGGACAGTCTGGCGCAGGACATCCGTGAGGCCTTGCCGGACCGGCACGTCCATCTGGTGCTGGAGAACGAGCACAACGAAGCCGACCGGCTCGCCCCCGGCCGCTACGACGCGCAGTGGAACGATGACTTCCACAACGTCTTGCACGTCTTGCTGACCGGCGAGACGGACGCCTACTACACCGACTTCGCGGATCGCCCTGCCGAGCGCCTTTCCCGGTGCCTGGCGGACGGCTTCATCTACCAGGGCGAGGCATCCGCGAACCAGGACGGCAAGCACCGCGGCTCGCTGAGCGGGCACTTGCCGCCCAGCAGCTTCGTCGCCTTCCTGCAGAACCACGACCAGGTCGGCAACCGTGCCATGGGCGAGCGGCTGACGCTGCTGACCAGCGCCGACAAGCTGCACGCAGCCACCGCCTTGCTGCTGCTCAGCCCGCAGATCCCTCTGCTGTTCATGGGCGATGAGAGCGGGTCCGAAACCGCGTTCCTGTTCTTCACCGACTTTCATGACGAACTGGCCGATGCCGTTCGCGAAGGGCGGCGCAAGGAGTTCGCCAAGTTCGCAGCCTTCGCCGACGAGGCCGCACGCGCCCGAATTCCCGATCCCAATGCGGAGAGCACCTTTACCGCCTCGCGTCCTCAGCCCGGTCCGGATGCGGGCGAGTGGGAGGCGCTGTACCGCAATCTCATCGCCTTGCGCACGCAGCACATCGTTCCGCGCCTTGTCGGCGCAAAGGCGATCGGCGCGGAGGCGATCGGCGAGGCGGCAGTCACGGCATCATGGACCATGGGCGATGGCGCGGTGCTGACCATCACCATCGATCTGGGCGACCAAGCGGGTGAACTGCCTGAAGCGCCGGGCGAGATCATCCATGCCGAGGGCGGGCGGTTCGTCGCCCGGCTCGCTCCCGCTTGA
- the glgX gene encoding glycogen debranching protein GlgX, which translates to MSLLPDRLESGRPYPLGATFDGLGVNFAIFSAHAEKIELCLFDPAGKREVGRFALPECTDEVWHGYLPNARPGLTYGYRAYGPYEPEQGHRFNPNKLLLDPYARRLAGNIRWNDVLHAYPLRSRRADLGFDKRDSAPAMPKAVVTHDFFDWSEDRRPNTPWSETVIYEAHAKGLTKLLEEAPPQERGTFAGLAHPKVIDHLKRLGVTALELLPIHAFTQDRFLQEKGLRNYWGYNTLNFFTPEPSYFADESTQDELRVAVRRLHAAGIEVILDVVYNHSCEGSELGPTLSWRGLDNATYYRLLPDDKRYCLNDTGTGNTFNLTHPRVIQMVADSLRHWATSYGIDGFRFDLGLTLGRTDYGFDPNAAFFHVLRQDPILGRLKLITEPWDVGMGGYQLGNFPPGFAEWNDKFRDTTRRFWRGDAGTRADLAARLSGSGDLFDRRARRPWASVNFLTSHDGFTLADLVSYEERHNEANGEDNRDGHDNNLSRNWGAEGPTEDQGIKETRAKVQRSMLTTLLASLGTPMLVAGDEFGRTQGGNNNAYCQDNAISWMDWSLLDSEEGAALNAFTSRLIALRKQYEVLRSEVFLYGQDSPGEGINDVEWWDERGQQLSPEDWQNPEGRALSMRRATRLEDGSVEAINLLLNASDDPVSFTLTTAVAARTLLVDSSRPDVADKEIGGEYTLASHSAALIRSVSEFAQ; encoded by the coding sequence TTGAGCCTTCTTCCCGATCGCCTCGAGAGCGGCAGACCCTACCCGCTCGGCGCCACCTTTGATGGTCTTGGCGTCAACTTCGCCATCTTCTCCGCGCATGCTGAAAAAATCGAGCTGTGCCTGTTCGATCCCGCGGGCAAGCGCGAGGTCGGGCGCTTCGCCTTGCCCGAGTGCACCGACGAGGTGTGGCACGGCTATCTCCCGAACGCGCGACCAGGGTTGACCTACGGCTATCGCGCCTATGGTCCTTACGAGCCGGAACAGGGTCACCGCTTCAATCCCAACAAGCTGCTGCTCGATCCCTATGCCCGGCGGCTGGCCGGCAACATCCGCTGGAACGACGTGCTGCACGCCTATCCCTTGCGCAGCCGCCGCGCCGACCTCGGCTTCGACAAACGCGACTCTGCGCCCGCGATGCCCAAGGCAGTAGTGACGCACGATTTCTTCGACTGGTCGGAAGATCGCCGCCCCAACACGCCCTGGTCCGAGACGGTGATCTACGAGGCCCATGCCAAGGGCCTGACCAAGCTGCTGGAGGAAGCGCCGCCGCAGGAGCGCGGCACCTTTGCCGGCCTCGCCCACCCCAAGGTCATCGACCACTTGAAGCGCCTGGGCGTCACCGCGCTGGAGCTGCTGCCAATCCATGCCTTCACGCAGGACCGCTTCCTGCAGGAGAAGGGCCTGCGCAATTATTGGGGTTACAACACTCTCAACTTTTTCACGCCCGAACCCAGCTACTTCGCCGACGAGTCCACGCAGGACGAGCTGCGTGTCGCGGTGCGCCGCCTGCACGCTGCGGGGATCGAGGTGATCCTCGACGTCGTCTACAATCATAGCTGCGAGGGCTCGGAGCTGGGCCCGACGCTCAGCTGGCGCGGGCTCGATAACGCGACCTATTACCGCCTGCTGCCCGACGACAAGCGCTATTGCCTGAATGACACCGGCACCGGCAACACCTTCAACCTGACGCATCCGCGTGTGATCCAGATGGTAGCGGACTCGCTGCGGCATTGGGCCACATCGTACGGCATCGACGGCTTCCGCTTCGACCTGGGGCTGACCCTGGGGCGGACCGACTACGGCTTCGATCCCAATGCCGCCTTCTTCCACGTGCTGCGCCAGGATCCGATCCTCGGGCGGCTGAAGCTCATTACCGAGCCGTGGGACGTGGGCATGGGCGGTTATCAGCTGGGCAACTTCCCGCCCGGGTTCGCCGAGTGGAACGACAAGTTCCGCGACACCACCCGCCGCTTCTGGCGCGGCGACGCGGGAACGCGCGCCGATCTGGCGGCGCGGCTCTCGGGCTCGGGCGACTTGTTCGACCGGCGAGCGCGGCGGCCCTGGGCGAGCGTCAACTTCCTCACCAGCCATGACGGCTTTACGCTGGCCGACCTGGTCTCCTACGAAGAGCGCCACAACGAGGCGAACGGCGAGGACAATCGCGACGGTCACGACAACAATCTCTCACGCAACTGGGGCGCCGAAGGTCCGACCGAGGATCAGGGCATCAAGGAAACCCGGGCCAAGGTCCAGCGCTCGATGCTGACGACGCTGCTCGCATCGCTGGGCACGCCGATGCTGGTGGCGGGCGACGAGTTCGGACGCACCCAGGGGGGCAACAACAATGCCTACTGCCAGGACAACGCGATCAGCTGGATGGACTGGTCGCTGCTCGACAGCGAGGAAGGCGCTGCGCTCAACGCCTTCACGTCGCGGCTGATCGCCCTGCGCAAGCAGTACGAGGTTCTGCGCAGCGAGGTGTTCCTCTACGGCCAAGACTCACCGGGTGAGGGCATCAACGATGTCGAGTGGTGGGACGAGCGCGGCCAGCAACTGTCCCCGGAGGACTGGCAGAACCCCGAAGGCCGCGCGCTCTCGATGCGCCGAGCGACACGCCTGGAGGATGGCTCGGTGGAGGCGATCAACCTGCTGCTCAACGCCAGTGATGACCCCGTCTCCTTCACGCTCACGACCGCCGTTGCCGCCCGAACCCTGCTGGTCGACAGCTCTCGCCCCGATGTGGCCGACAAGGAGATCGGCGGCGAGTACACGCTCGCCTCGCACAGCGCGGCGCTGATCCGCTCCGTCTCGGAGTTCGCGCAGTGA
- a CDS encoding energy transducer TonB: MATLASARMIPQAAPTPVTRGEVVSLADVREAAMGGPAYERGVYRPSRRSGPVAFLASAGVLLAIGAALATLNIVAQHKEQAHLTVVSMKELETTPPPPPPAQKLDAPVRQPQQAFVPQPKIQLPSPGPTQVTLDLPPPAQPPATVAPVIAAPAAPAAAPAAPAPSAPIDGGDLASQVISAKPPAYPIDARRQKVQGTVKLRLLVGPDGRVSDIQIAVSSGSQLLDNAALVAVKRWRWAPQKVNGAAVAVRGIVSIPFVLKA, translated from the coding sequence ATGGCGACGCTTGCATCGGCACGAATGATACCACAGGCTGCACCGACGCCGGTCACGCGCGGTGAGGTGGTCTCGCTTGCCGACGTGCGAGAGGCTGCGATGGGCGGGCCCGCGTATGAGCGCGGCGTGTACCGCCCGTCGCGGCGGTCCGGGCCCGTCGCCTTCCTCGCATCGGCCGGCGTCCTGCTTGCCATCGGTGCCGCGCTCGCAACGCTCAACATCGTAGCCCAGCACAAGGAACAGGCGCACCTGACGGTCGTCTCGATGAAGGAGCTGGAGACCACGCCGCCGCCACCGCCTCCCGCCCAGAAACTCGACGCGCCGGTTCGGCAGCCGCAGCAGGCCTTTGTGCCGCAGCCGAAGATCCAGCTTCCCTCGCCTGGGCCGACCCAGGTGACACTGGACCTGCCGCCGCCCGCACAACCGCCTGCCACCGTCGCACCCGTGATCGCGGCGCCCGCCGCTCCAGCCGCAGCGCCTGCTGCTCCAGCGCCGAGCGCGCCCATCGACGGCGGTGATCTGGCAAGCCAGGTGATCTCGGCCAAGCCGCCGGCCTACCCCATCGATGCGCGCCGGCAGAAGGTGCAAGGCACGGTCAAGCTGCGCCTCCTGGTCGGGCCAGACGGGCGCGTCTCCGATATCCAGATCGCGGTCAGCAGTGGCAGCCAGCTGCTCGACAATGCCGCGCTCGTTGCGGTGAAGCGCTGGCGCTGGGCGCCGCAGAAGGTCAACGGCGCAGCCGTGGCCGTACGCGGGATCGTCAGCATCCCGTTCGTGCTCAAGGCCTGA